In Citrus sinensis cultivar Valencia sweet orange chromosome 2, DVS_A1.0, whole genome shotgun sequence, a single genomic region encodes these proteins:
- the LOC102607622 gene encoding cyclin-dependent kinase F-4-like — protein MEQYEKIRELGSGSYGDVFQALDKKSGEFVAVKKLKKKIFSLDESRNLKEVKCLRKMNNHPNIVKLRNLVKEHEDVFIVFEYMESDLLKLMKERAGQNFSEDEVRNLCFQVFQGLHYMHGQGYFHRDLKPSNLLVSKGVIKIGDLGMVKEIDSSLPCTDYVTTRWYRAPEVLLLSEIYGPEVDMWAMGAIMFEMLSFRILFPGKNSADQIYKICQVIGSPTEDSWPLGIQLASNLDWKFPQMGGVNLRELSPSASRESISLISRLCSWNPHMRPTAAEALEHPFFRSCHFVPRSVPLLCNNFEAVAFPTATVTMQGRSLTYSEVPNDGQLCSCFKCEMQRTNNDHMIINSAKSATSMIYKTGHATTTEILASRMQPLQQLMMSRPPGF, from the coding sequence atggagCAATACGAAAAGATCAGGGAGCTTGGGTCGGGGAGTTACGGCGACGTGTTTCAGGCTCTTGATAAAAAGAGTGGTGAATTTGTTGCTgtcaagaaattgaagaagaagattttttctttggacGAGAGCAGGAACTTGAAAGAAGTTAAATGTTTAAGGAAGATGAATAATCATCCCAACATTGTCAAATTGAGGAATCTTGTCAAAGAACACGAAGACGTATTCATTGTGTTCGAGTACATGGAATCTGATCTTCTAAAACTTATGAAAGAAAGAGCGGGTCAAAATTTCTCTGAAGATGAAGTCAGAAACTTGTGTTTCCAAGTGTTTCAAGGTCTCCATTACATGCACGGACAGGGTTATTTTCACCGTGACCTAAAGCCTTCCAACTTGCTTGTTTCGAAAGGTGTGATCAAGATAGGGGATCTTGGAATGGTGAAGGAAATTGATTCCAGTCTGCCGTGCACTGATTATGTTACAACTCGCTGGTATCGAGCTCCTGAAGTGTTACTTTTATCCGAGATATATGGACCTGAAGTGGATATGTGGGCGATGGGTGCTATTATGTTCGAGATGTTGAGTTTCAGGATTCTTTTTCCGGGAAAAAATTCAGCTgatcaaatttacaaaatctGCCAAGTGATTGGTAGCCCCACCGAGGATTCTTGGCCTCTTGGAATTCAACTCGCGAGCAATCTCGACTGGAAGTTCCCGCAGATGGGTGGTGTGAATCTGCGTGAGTTGTCACCATCAGCTAGTCGAGAATCCATCAGCTTGATTTCACGGCTTTGTTCCTGGAATCCACACATGAGGCCTACGGCTGCGGAAGCTTTGGAACATCCTTTCTTCCGGAGTTGCCATTTTGTTCCTCGATCGGTGCCTCTTCTTTGCAATAATTTTGAAGCCGTTGCGTTCCCTACTGCCACAGTCACAATGCAAGGACGTTCTTTGACATATTCTGAGGTACCGAATGATGGGCAATTATGTTCGTGCTTCAAATGTGAGATGCAAAGAACTAACAATGATCACATGATCATCAACTCTGCCAAATCGGCAACCTCCATGATTTATAAAACTGGTCACGCGACTACAACTGAGATTTTGGCTTCCCGCATGCAACCATTGCAGCAGCTGATGATGTCGAGGCCTCCCGGATTTTGA
- the LOC102614803 gene encoding peroxidase A2, producing the protein MASLRYLLAAALVVAFVLEGSPSQAQLSPSFYSSTCPNVLNIIEDVLKKAFSSDIRIGASLIRLHFHDCFVDGCDASILLDSTNTIDSEKFAAPNNNSARGFEVIDNMKAAVEKACRRVVSCADILTIAAERSVALSGGPSWAVPLGRRDSRTANRALANQNLPGPSNSLDELKSSFRNVGLNDKFDLVALSGAHTFGRAQCKFFSDRLYDFNKTGKPDPTVDRTLLKQLRELCPQGGNGAVLANFDVKTPDAFDNKYFSNLRLRKGLLQSDQELFSTPGADTAAIVEDFGRNQTAFFKNFVISMIRMGNLKPLTGNQGEIRLNCRRVNGNNNIATRSSSSEGDLVSSF; encoded by the exons ATGGCTTCACTTCGTTATCTTCTTGCAGCAGCTCTTGTTGTTGCTTTTGTGCTTGAGGGATCACCATCTCAAGCTCAACTTTCTCCATCTTTTTATTCTTCCACATGCCCTAATGTATTGAACATTATCGAGGATGTGCTTAAGAAAGCGTTCTCGTCCGATATCCGGATCGGTGCCAGCCTCATCAGGCTTCATTTCCATGACTGTTTTGTTGAT gGGTGTGATGCTTCGATTTTGCTGGACAGCACTAACACCATAGACAGCGAGAAATTTGCTGCGCCAAATAATAATTCGGCGAGGGGTTTTGAAGTTATTGATAACATGAAAGCTGCCGTTGAAAAGGCATGTCGAAGGGTTGTTTCCTGCGCTGATATTCTTACTATTGCGGCTGAACGATCCGTTGCTTTG TCAGGGGGTCCGTCATGGGCAGTTCCATTGGGAAGAAGAGACAGCAGAACGGCAAACAGAGCTCTTGCAAATCAGAATCTTCCAGGACCATCTAATTCTCTTGATGAGCTCAAATCTAGTTTTAGAAATGTTGGCCTCAATGACAAGTTTGATCTTGTTGCACTCTCCg GAGCTCACACGTTTGGAAGGGCTCAGTGCAAATTTTTCAGTGACAGATTATACGATTTCAACAAAACTGGCAAGCCAGACCCAACAGTGGACAGAACCCTCTTAAAGCAACTGAGGGAACTATGCCCACAGGGTGGAAACGGCGCCGTTCTTGCTAATTTTGATGTCAAAACACCTGATGCTTTCGACAACAAATACTTCTCCAATCTTAGACTCCGCAAAGGCCTTCTGCAGAGTGATCAAGAGTTGTTTTCGACTCCTGGTGCCGATACCGCTGCCATTGTCGAGGACTTTGGGAGGAACCAGACTGCTTTCTTTAAAAACTTTGTGATCTCAATGATAAGAATGGGCAATTTGAAACCACTGACAGGAAATCAAGGGGAGATTAGATTGAACTGCAGGAGGGTCAATGGAAACAATAATATTGCAacaagatcatcatcatcggaGGGTGATTTGGTCAGCTCTTTCTAA
- the LOC102613627 gene encoding peroxidase 15-like, with protein MASLRFLLAAALVVAFVLEGSSPAQAQLSPSFYNSTCPNVANIIREVLQNAFLSDIRIGASLIRLHFHDCFVNGCDASILLDNTTTIVSEKFAAPNNNSARGFEVVDDMKAAVERACPGVVSCADILTIAAEQSVALSGGPSWTNLLGRRDSRTANRTLANENLPGPNNSLERLKDRFRNVGLNDNFDLVALSGAHTFGRAQCRTFSDRLFNFNSTGNPDPTLNTTLLQQLRQLCPQGGNGSVLTNLDVTTPDVFDNKYFFNLQIHKGLLQSDQELFSTPGADTAAIVNNFGRNQTAFFENFVTSMIRMGNLKPLTGNQGEIRLNCRRVNGNSNIATRSSSSEGDLVSSF; from the exons ATGGCTTCTCTTCGTTTTCTCCTTGCAGCTGCTCTTGTAGTTGCATTTGTGCTTGAGGGATCATCACCAGCTCAAGCTCAACTTTCTCCCTCTTTTTATAATTCCACATGCCCTAATGTAGCCAACATAATTCGGGAGGTGCTTCAGAATGCTTTCTTGTCCGATATTCGCATCGGTGCCAGCCTCATCAGGCTTCATTTCCATGACTGTTTTGTTAAT GGCTGTGATGCATCGATTTTGCTGGACAATACTACTACCATAGTAAGCGAGAAATTTGCTGCGCCAAATAATAATTCGGCGAGGGGTTTTGAAGTTGTTGATGACATGAAAGCTGCCGTTGAAAGGGCCTGTCCAGGCGTTGTTTCCTGTGCTGATATTCTTACTATTGCAGCTGAACAATCTGTTGCTCTG TCAGGGGGTCCTTCATGGACAAATCTATTGGGAAGGAGAGACAGCAGAACAGCCAACAGGACTCTTGCAAATGAAAATCTTCCAGGACCGAACAATAGTCTTGAGAGGCTCAAAGATAGATTCAGAAATGTTGGCCTCAACGATAATTTTGATCTTGTTGCACTCTCCG GAGCTCACACATTTGGAAGGGCTCAGTGCCGAACTTTTAGCGATAGGTTATTCAATTTCAACAGCACTGGCAATCCAGACCCAACACTTAACACAACCCTCTTACAACAACTAAGGCAACTATGCCCACAAGGTGGAAACGGCAGCGTTCTAACTAATCTTGATGTCACAACACCTGATGTGTTTGACAACAAATACTTCTTCAATCTTCAAATACACAAGGGCCTTCTGCAGAGTGATCAAGAGTTGTTTTCGACTCCCGGGGCCGATACCGCTGCCATTGTCAATAACTTTGGCAGGAACCAGACTGCTTTCTTTGAAAACTTTGTGACTTCAATGATAAGAATGGGCAATTTGAAACCACTGACAGGAAATCAAGGGGAGATTAGATTGAACTGCAGGAGGGTCAACGGAAACAGCAATATCGCAacaagatcatcatcatcggaGGGTGATTTGGTCAGCTCTTTCTGA